The window tgatcgggtttaagcccaatccgatcatagtacatagcgactcccaagacggcgatgcgatccaagagcttgctcAACGACGaaagttccattggatccatctgctcggcgtattccgagctgacgtggaggctctttttgatgacccgagaagtcatcgtcggcgcgacggccgaacgggtggtcatgatgaagccgcccagTCAGAGGTTTTGGCCTAAAGCcggggctcctccggaggtgatgttgtccttgataacaaggcgagccatcaaactttcttcgacgtcatagtggaactcccaatgaaagcaccaatgtcggtgtcaaaaccggcagatctcgggtagggggtcctgaactgtgcgtctaaggctaatggtaataggaggcgggggacacaatgtttatccaggttcgggccctctctatggaggtaataccctacttcctgcttgattaatcttgatgatatgagtattacaagagtagatctaccatgagatcgtagaggctaaaccctagaagctagcctatgattatgattgttgttgtcctatggactaaaccctctggtttatacagacaccggagggggctagggttacaacagagtcggttacagagaaggaaatctacatatccgaattgccaagattgccttccatgcaaaggagagtcccacccggacacgggacgaagtcttcagtcttgtatcttcatagtccaacagtccgacataagcatatagtccggctgtctgaggaccacctaatcctggactccctcagcatGCCACAGCCTAGTTCCGACGTGCTGCGTCCAACTATCAGCCTGTGAACCCAGATGGATCCCCTGTGTGCTTCGAAGAtgtaaaaaaattggagaactaggaattcgaacgacaggtgcttatgctacccatcaaataaaaatcaggtgcctgaaaattcgtattgaaacaaatgattcagctttatatccacgtcgaccctcgatatgatggttggaagcaaatgccaagttcataccgaatgatcgttaacaacaataccaacttgtagACGaccaggtagtacaagtaccaataccaaactaacttataatatttTTAGTCCCGGCCCTAGTgtttgtctggtagaaaatcttgcagaggaccagctcccgctccttgtcTTGCTCCAGGTCACCAAGGTGGTACTGGTGcaccacccagttggtcctctgctggtcgaagttcttgttggtgtgcatcaCCAGAACCTTGTTGCTACCCGTCTgctggccgttgaccatcaccggcaaggtattgccggtcttgtgccacatcgcgtgcatgacgcactccgactatatcttgcgacgcatccacgtgccccttttgaatgccctagaGTTGctctggaagaaatgcttgcttaggccactcggtgtgatacctgcagtattgtcgaatagaggttttagtgtacgtagttggcattttcataacatctttggcatgttgcagtcacttgtttcactttttattaatagTCAatttgtaattgcttcactaggtctgcgtctaaataaatagagctataaacaaaggaatatgtttgtgcgggTAGAAGGCCGATCGGTGTCTCACCTAGAAGTTtttcaggatgggtgtagcataagacgtgctcgttgtcgatggttggtatgaacaaatcgatgagagggtgagatctcgcactgtcagcactcactttggccacaAGGTGCTCGATCAGATACTGATACGCAGGATCGAATTTGATGCCAGCCGGATGGATGTTTTCATAAGGAAGCCATCGAAGGCTTTCCACAAATTGAGATTTGGCCGTGGAAGGATCGAATTGTATCCGAGGAACAGGGGGATACAAAAAAGTAATAAGAGAAATGCAAACACCAATCAATCGTATCGGTCTTATTGAAGAATTTGGAATGAAAAGAGGAGTAATGCTTcctagcaccggccaatccttcttggacttgcatcggttaattctagttatatggtattcaatgtatgatcaatcgactgttttaagtgaatgataaaagatttcgacagataagtggtactccaaatctgaagtccacaataccCGAACACGCTAGgactcttgtgtcacctcacgcacagcatgttgtcacgtcaattcgatgtgaggacatgatgaataatttgaccaacgtatactagtactactactgtactacttactagtcgtatttagtgtcacatttcaaCCATAGGTTTGactaacaaaatgtcaatgcatgtcaccgaaaattataccattgaaaaatatgttcaaatacgaattaaacgatataatttttttgtgacatgcattaacatttagttagttaaatttatggtcaaaacttgacacaaattacgaaggggaccaataagctaggagggaggtagtagtagtacgagtagcgcaatatatataccggtctattctgctaatattagcagaatagttatgctcataacacttccgcactgcacgctcaacgcgaGAGCACTGCACTTTCTTTAGCAAGAGCACTGCACTACaaagactagtgaacttcgtgtcggaaaaaactgcacgcaatGTTTTTTTGCTATCTTTTTTGCTCTGGttttttaaccatttatcggaaCGAGACGTGTAATATACCACAGAGaagctatggattaggcacaacttcgccatgttgaacacttttagagattctttacggtttaatagcaattttgaaaatggtgcagcgcacgacgagtggcagcgagtgTTTTTTTGCGTTTTTTTTTCTAAACTGCTCGTcgaaatgaagcaaatgatacaccattGGAAATATATTGTCGAGCCGCATATTTTTCATatgtattattttctctaattcgttacagtTTAAGAGCAATTTTAAATTTAGTAAATCGCAGAATTCTGTTTTTTCGAATTTTTAGCAATTTTTGTActattttcgctctagtttttgaaccgtttgttcaAACGAGGCATGTAATATGCCGATGGAAATCCatgaacgaggcgcaactttcatatgttgaaatgttttttagattccttatggtttttagttaatttggaaaatcgtgcggctgacgataagaggcagcggccgtttttcatgAAATTTTCACAAACCGCAGGTCGAAATAAATCAAattatacgccgttggaaagatatcaacgaggcgcaactttttcatgtagaacacttccgCTAGTTCCTTACAGTTTAAGAGCATTTTCTATTTTactgaaatgcggacactctgttttttcgcgACATCAAAATCGTTGTTTGTATTGCATCAGACAGAAAACCACACTGCTTGAGACTAAAAACACACTTCATTAGACGGACAAGTGCATTGCATGATTTTTTTTGTGGGACGAAAATTTTCTCAAACGAGGTAGCAAACCGCACTGCTTTAAACTAAAAACCGCACTTCATCAAACGGACAAatgcactgcatgatttcttttttgtgggacaaaAATTTTCCCAAACGAGGTAGAGTGCACTTCATGTCAAGGGTTGGTGAACCACAATAatatgaaaagtgaacctcgagactacCGTAAACGGGTCGCGACACTAACGAGAGTGAACCACAAGACTCCTTGAAGTGGGCTGCATCAATCCATTTTTCTCTTGAAAATGAACCACTAATTCTTGCTGAAAAGAGCTTCCCAACAAATAACTTTTTACATGCAATACATCATATACCAACCAGAACATTCGATACACATAAAAATCCATAGACAGCAAACTAAACTGCATGCCCGCTTGCACCGAGCAGCAAGCCACACACACCGCACTGCATCACGGTATTGCACGCGTGCAGACTGCACCACCGACGACAAGGTGCAACATGCAACAAGCCAGAGTGTCCAGGCTACCATGGCGACTACAAGCAGGAGCTGGCTGAACCTCACGGCCGTGCCAGCCGAACTACACAGAGAGATTTAACAAATTGCATTAGAAACTGAATTCACCCAAATCAATAGCAAAAATCTAAAAAAtatacaaaaatatatttttgtgaGCTGCGAGCGCCTGTGAGCTGCAAACACCATTCGATGCGAGCGACTTTGTTGTTTGGCTGCCGCCGTCATTCACACACACATACACGAACTCGCTTGGGAGCGTACTGTAGCACAACCACATGACCGCCTACGGCAAATGGTATTTTCCATCTTGTGGGCTTTATGTCGCTGGCCAGTGGATCCACTCCCGCACTGAAACATCTTGCACAACCAGCTGCACTTCACCGAGGACCCAAGCGAACCGCCCTGCACAAGCAAGCAAAAAATATGAATAACATTTTTCACCTAAAAATATGAATAACACAGAAAAAAAACATCAAGGGCATCGATAGATGAACCGCATGGCCGATCGAGCCGAACTTCACTGAATCACCGATCAACAAAGATACCAAAACCGCAACGAGGCTAGttcagaaaaagaaaagagaaactaCGACGGGGCACAATCTGAAACTACAGGACCGTGATATCCAGAGGCAGAAGCGCCACCACAAACTCTCCTGCTGCTCCCACCGAAGTAGTAGCCGCCGCCATCCTTCTCTCTACCAACAAGTGAGCCGCGAAGTGGTAGAAGAGAACTGCAGATCCCATCATGGAAAGGACCAGGCGGAGAGGAATCAACCGCGGGCAAGCGGTCGCCAGGGAGGTGGGTGTGGGGGGTGGGGGGCGAACCACACCACCAGTGGGAAGGCAGGGAGCGCCGCACTGCATGCCCTCGTGGAGCCGGACTGCGCCTCTGCTCGTCGGGCATCGTTGTCAGGGAAGTCCACGGTGGACGGTGCGTGGGGTGCGGGAGCCCGGCCATAGAGTGGAGGGCAGAGAGCTCGACACCGCCGTAGAGGAAGGAGCTGCAGGAGGATCTCGCTGTATCCGTCTCCAGGAAGGCATGGGAGGAGAGAGGTGGCGGATCTTGCTGGATCCATGACCGGCTATCATGGGAAAAGGGAGGTGTAGGAGGATCCAGCCGGCGGGCAGGCACGGGAGGACGGAGGTGGAGGAGCATCCGGCCGGATTCGTCGCCGGGCAGGCACAGTAGGAGGGAGTGGAGGAGGGTCCTGCCGGATCCGTCGCCTGGCAGGCACGGGATGATGGGGGTGGAGGTGGATGATGGGGGCGGTGGTGGTGTCGGGTTGGCGCAAGAAAAGGGGTCGCCGTGGGTGTCAGATTGATGTGGGAGGGCGCCATGGCCGGCGTCGCAAGAGAAGGCGGGAGGGTGAGCACGGGTTGGAGGCAGGGCGGCACACGTTGGGGCCAGCGGTGCAGGGAAGGCGGTTGGAAGGGGCACGCCGGTGACGGTTGGGGGAGGTAGGTGAGGAGGTGTGGGAGGAAGGTAGGAGGAGGTGGGGTTCGTGCGCCGGGGGGATGGGGGTAGGGCAGAATTAGGGCTGGGCATATAACCCGAAAACTGATGTGCCGAACCGAATTAACCGGCACCGAAGCCGAATACACCGAAACCGAGTACTTCAGTGGTAAGTTCGGTTTGCATAAGTTGAAAATCGAACTAAGTTCGGTGAATTCGGGTTTATCCCTCGGGTACCCGAGCAGACCGAAAACCGAGTAAATAGAGGTCCGACCTGCGTTCCTGTTACTACTCTCATATGAACATGGACTCTATTTTCTATCCCCTATCTGACAAAAGTGTGAGCCCCACAGCCGCATCGGGAAGAGACGAACATAACCCAGTGAACCGCTGCTGCCGCTATAAATTTTGTGTAAAAAGGAGAAGTACAAGTACTACCTCTGCTTAATTTTTTGTGCATGGAGTACTTTATCTAGTTAGCCGCCGGCCGCCAGTGCTAATTGTACAGAGTAATAAAGTTTCGCTCGGAATAATAAGACGGAGTAGCCAAGGAGACTAGCCTTTAGACTTTAgtagtagctagctagtaggcatgaGCTACACGCACTGTACATTCAGAATAAAGTAGTGACTGCTGCTACTACAGCTAAAACATAGGGATTTCAGTACATCTCGGTGCTGTTCGGTGGAATCGACGACCGAACCGGAATTTCGGTacacaaaatcttcggttagctaaTCTTTTATTAACCGATCGGTCAGTATTCTGACAAAACCGAAATCTTAAATATACCGAAGAACCGACCCGAACGGTTCGGGGGAACCGAACGCCCAGCCCTAGGCAGAATGATGGCGGCCAGTGGCGGCCGGATCCCGCTATGGTCGCGGGATGGGCCGACGTGGAGGGGGTTGGGGGCgcgccggccatgggaggtaggtGGGTCATGCCGGCAAGCCTTAAATGGGAGGTAGGGGGTTgggggttcccctatttatttcatattttttacttacttttaaaccattaaatgtttagcaagccttaactagttctgtggcaagctatgatagacacagttttacctatatatatatggcttctacaccacatctccatcatcattatcagtacatcctacgctggtgagttaggatgcacttgatcccataaaggtatctatccttcaaactaacaacagtacataatatccaacaaaagagggtcatgctacatcagcaggatacatggctcagcctagatatcagtacgaatcaagttgtgcatatttgttgttggcatgaaccacatcgccgcatgtcgggtttgcaaaatccATGCATCGCATGGaatcttgatgcctttcacacactgaagattatctggaaaCAAGTTATGTCGAcgaatatggtgattcatgaaacccgtggtatgatgtgtaaacacagttccccctggcgaatggaagttgcatagaacGGTAATCATCGCCAGCGATATGATCGATGACTGGTTGGATGATCGGTTAATTGAGCccaaggaacatggagtggttgccgaggctgtaaacctgcCTTCagctgaatacgcctggcccaacggagctgggatctttctcgaacatgaagcaaCCATAGCCATCACATTCATGAATGCCCCAGGCATTGTACTACATGTAgtttgatgaaatggtttggtcaatttggtacgtgtgaatgagcatcaaatgaccgccgtcagttaaacgagcgataaaccaccacccattgattggtatgattccaggtcctggaatcatgaaggccagcgcatttgcatcTACTGCAACaaatcaaattggagaccaaaaggacaaaaatatacaatcatattcagagtatgtgtggaattaggaTTATTAtcatagtgacacatatcatagaaagagaattgcaatgtcgtggtcataatcataccccaagttaaaaaaagtcaatggctttcatattctagcaatatgtcatggttcaaacatcatataacaatgagaggaaacagctatgacagggcctactcatattctaccatagcacttactactgttctcatatcaactctaagcagtaaCATGTGTTGTtaaaaaaatcttggaaatgagagtaacatatagcaatcatgagattatactcataatatctattctaacactcattagatgccaattgttctcaaatCAACTCTaaaaataacatgtgtggtcataaaaatctaggaaatgagaggaacatatagcaatgatgtggttatagacatactaactattctaaatttgtaacaatcaaCATGCAGTCGTATtcgtaaggtaaagatgagatgagatagaacaattacacaacgatagattccaccagtataggcagccaatctgtgtgtcaaccgcgtaaatgatgccatcatgcattatagcatcagacagaaatgggaGGCTCAACAGGATTGACAATGAGCCATAACCATTTATgatgaccggattccagatagactaaccccatgttgaacaaggcaatgagcttgtaatccgttAGTCttatgatggtgtgggcacttgcaGATTATAACCTTTAgcaaatagaggtcgagccaaaagctctatgcgtctcgtgcgtagtaggcaggagtgtccggcaggccgcgaggctcgatggtggcggaaacgatggaagggtgatctctcgctaggtgtagatatccacgagatgccacggactaccggattggtggatgacgaCGATCCAGTTGCCCTTCATGCCCACCTAGTAGTGGCCGTGCATCAAGGACAGTtccacgggtagtggtagcatgttgaggggcaccatggcaaccttcctaggatcgtcaagtcggtgtctgggccgcctgcgaggatcgggcatcagcaagcagggtgtcttgaaaagggtCGGCCGGTTGCAGACAAGTAGAGGGTACAAATACACCGAGCATGCGACCAGATGGACGGtgatgagtaggtccatacgattacatatctgctccaagagaacatcggggagggaattccaatcacagctctgcgtgtcagtcggttctgccataggGTTTTTTAGGGCGCTGAGTGATTGGGGTTGCGGTGCCTGCGAGCAAGCGGGTAAGTGGATTCAGTCGGGCGAGCGAGCGAAGAAGATGgcgtgtgtggccgagcagtgagcggggggatatggtacgcgcgagctaccaaggaagatagcgCGAGTGGGCGAGCAGTGAgtgggggaaatggtgtgcggccggtgatggggaagagaggacaaagaagaaaagaggaggaagaagagggaaagatgcggaagaaagtgcattaaatctcaattctactagtactactaccaggatataccgtccatcggagtgtaaatagttaagctgatgacatgtgggtctacctcaggagggcccatatgtcagttaatggagtagAGAGGTGCATAggcatatttgcggaagcgtgctccactggcaaacgtgatggcagtactgggtaatgctgatttagtaacaccaacacgctaatTCAGCTTatcaattaagtgtcccatctgctgcagcgtgtattgtcacttcactatgaagactagttgaatagttctctctgtctGAGATGGGGAATAATAGATTTCTaagacttcctatctacagtatccctatgcctctacgctcatcctgtccaacaagatgaaacattggccaaggcacccggcgccaataatgtaggagtactagtagTATTTTGTGTCAAACTTTTACCATCTATTtatctaataaaatgttaatgcacttcaccaaaaatcatatcactagatttgtatttgaacatagtttttaatggtatagttttttatgacatgcattgacactttcttagttaaatttacggtcaaaattttacactaagtaCGAAGGGGACCATTAAACCAGGGCGGAGGTTTATATACAGGTCAATAAAAAACCATCAACCAAGGTAGTAGTAAATGATGGGTGCCTGACGATTTTTTTTCCGAAAGTACTCAATAATGGGCTCGTTTTCCTTAAGATGATTGTGTTTACGAATGTATTAATTGGAATGCATGTGTGAGGAACAAATGACAAAAACTTTTACACGCATTGGTGAGTTATCTCTTTATTTTTGCATGCAATGTTTtaatgaagcttgaaatatgaacatgtcaacgggagggagtaaaagcctcatgcatgcttgcaacatgcaacactcacacgtacacatgcatgcataCAACACTCACGcatccatgcggcacacagcacacgacgcaacacacacactcacgctcaagtgctcaacctagtcCTTACGTCCATGAAAGACCGTATAcatatagagatttacacattgaccaagaGGAACTGGAACTTCATGGCATAATTaacacccaaaagtagcagacttatgtgtgatgcgaccattgagagaagaaaattaaatgaaggttgttgcatgttgtaattaaggatagacatgtagcctatagctagagcacaagttggtgcattagtcaatcaatatcgattatattaaaggctaaatgcattggaattgTAGATGT is drawn from Triticum dicoccoides isolate Atlit2015 ecotype Zavitan chromosome 6B, WEW_v2.0, whole genome shotgun sequence and contains these coding sequences:
- the LOC119323539 gene encoding uncharacterized protein LOC119323539 yields the protein MLLHLRPPVPARRLDPPTPPFSHDSRSWIQQDPPPLSSHAFLETDTARSSCSSFLYGGVELSALHSMAGLPHPTHRPPWTSLTTMPDEQRRSPAPRGHAVRRSLPSHWWCGSPPTPHTHLPGDRLPAVDSSPPGPFHDGICSSLLPLRGSLVGREKDGGGYYFGGSSRRVCGGASASGYHGRFAWVLGEVQLVVQDVSVREWIHWPAT